In one Pseudomonas sp. 31-12 genomic region, the following are encoded:
- the tkt gene encoding transketolase, with amino-acid sequence MPSRRERANAIRALSMDAVQKANSGHPGAPMGMADIAEVLWRDYLKHNPSNPSFADRDRFVLSNGHGSMLIYSLLHLTGYDLSIDDLKNFRQLHSRTPGHPEFGYTPGVETTTGPLGQGLANAVGFALAEKVLAAQFNRPGHNVVDHHTYVFLGDGCMMEGISHEVGSLAGTLGLGKLIAFYDDNGISIDGEVEGWFTDDTPKRFEAYNWQVIRNVDGHDPEEIKIAIETARKSEQPTLICCKTTIGFGSPNKQGKEDCHGAPLGDAEIALTRAALKWNHGPFEIPADIYAEWDAKEAGRAAEAEWDQRFAAYSAAFPELANELVRRLGGDLPEDFAEKASAYIAEVAAKGETIASRKASQNALNAYGPLLPELLGGSADLAGSNLTLWKGCKGVSAEDASGNYMYYGVREFGMSAIMNGVALHGGLVPYGATFLMFMEYARNAVRMASLMKKRVVFVYTHDSIGLGEDGPTHQPIEQLTSLRSTPNLDTWRPADAVESAVCWKAAIERKDGPSALIFSRQNLQHQERSALQIADIARGGYVLKDCAGEPELILISTGSEVGLAVQAYDKLTEQGRKVRVVSMPCTSVFDAQDAGYKQAVLPLQVSARIAIEAAHADYWYKYVGLEGRVIGMTTYGESAPAPALFEEFGFTLENILGQAEELLED; translated from the coding sequence ATGCCCAGCCGTCGTGAGCGTGCCAACGCCATTCGTGCCCTCAGCATGGATGCCGTGCAAAAAGCCAACAGCGGCCATCCCGGTGCCCCGATGGGTATGGCGGATATCGCCGAAGTACTTTGGCGTGACTACCTGAAGCACAACCCGAGCAATCCATCGTTCGCCGACCGTGACCGCTTCGTGCTGTCCAACGGTCACGGCTCGATGTTGATCTACTCGCTGCTGCACCTGACCGGCTACGACCTGTCGATCGATGACCTGAAAAACTTCCGCCAGCTGCACAGCCGCACCCCGGGTCACCCGGAATTCGGCTACACCCCGGGCGTTGAAACCACCACTGGTCCACTGGGCCAAGGCCTGGCCAACGCGGTTGGTTTCGCCCTGGCTGAAAAAGTCCTGGCGGCGCAGTTCAACCGTCCTGGCCACAACGTTGTCGACCACCACACCTACGTGTTCCTGGGTGATGGCTGCATGATGGAAGGCATTTCCCACGAAGTCGGCTCCCTGGCCGGTACTTTGGGTCTGGGCAAGCTGATCGCTTTCTACGATGACAACGGCATCTCCATCGACGGCGAAGTCGAAGGCTGGTTCACCGATGACACCCCTAAGCGTTTCGAAGCCTACAACTGGCAGGTGATCCGCAACGTCGACGGTCACGACCCGGAAGAAATCAAGATCGCGATCGAGACTGCACGCAAAAGCGAGCAACCGACCCTGATCTGCTGCAAGACCACCATCGGTTTCGGTTCGCCGAACAAGCAAGGCAAAGAAGACTGCCACGGTGCTCCATTGGGTGACGCGGAAATCGCGCTGACCCGTGCTGCGCTGAAATGGAACCACGGTCCGTTCGAAATCCCGGCCGACATCTATGCCGAGTGGGACGCCAAGGAAGCCGGCCGCGCGGCCGAAGCCGAGTGGGACCAGCGTTTCGCTGCCTACTCCGCGGCTTTCCCTGAGTTGGCCAACGAACTGGTCCGTCGTCTGGGCGGCGACCTGCCGGAAGACTTCGCCGAAAAAGCTTCGGCTTATATCGCTGAAGTTGCGGCCAAGGGCGAAACCATCGCCAGCCGTAAAGCCAGCCAGAACGCATTGAATGCCTACGGCCCGCTGTTGCCTGAACTGCTCGGCGGCTCCGCTGACCTGGCCGGTTCCAACCTGACCCTGTGGAAAGGTTGCAAAGGCGTTTCGGCTGAAGACGCCAGTGGCAACTACATGTACTACGGCGTTCGCGAATTCGGCATGAGCGCAATCATGAACGGGGTGGCCTTGCATGGCGGTCTGGTGCCTTACGGCGCGACCTTCCTGATGTTCATGGAATACGCTCGCAACGCAGTACGCATGGCTTCGCTGATGAAGAAACGCGTGGTGTTCGTCTACACCCACGACTCCATCGGTCTGGGCGAAGACGGCCCGACTCACCAGCCGATCGAGCAACTGACCAGCCTGCGCAGCACGCCGAACCTCGACACCTGGCGTCCAGCCGATGCCGTTGAATCGGCCGTTTGCTGGAAAGCAGCCATCGAGCGCAAGGACGGCCCTTCGGCGCTGATCTTCTCGCGTCAGAACCTGCAGCATCAGGAACGCAGCGCACTGCAGATCGCCGACATCGCCCGTGGCGGTTACGTGTTGAAGGATTGCGCGGGCGAGCCTGAGCTCATCCTGATCTCCACCGGTTCCGAAGTCGGCCTTGCGGTTCAGGCTTACGACAAGCTCACCGAACAAGGTCGCAAGGTTCGCGTCGTTTCAATGCCGTGCACCAGCGTGTTCGATGCCCAGGACGCCGGCTACAAGCAAGCGGTCCTGCCGTTGCAAGTCAGTGCCCGTATCGCCATCGAAGCCGCCCACGCGGACTACTGGTACAAGTACGTGGGCCTGGAAGGTCGCGTGATCGGCATGACCACCTACGGCGAGTCGGCACCTGCGCCGGCCTTGTTCGAAGAGTTCGGCTTCACCCTGGAAAACATCCTGGGTCAGGCTGAAGAGCTGCTGGAAGACTGA
- a CDS encoding MliC family protein, whose amino-acid sequence MKGFIAVTALALLAGCSSFNLFTPAESTDNWTTWTCDSQAKVLWRYTDDSRKEVDVRLGGADQIYRLKLEPGAEGSLYSNDMLAFHVKGEEGLVYWVATNDLIGRGCKAQ is encoded by the coding sequence ATGAAAGGTTTTATCGCCGTTACGGCGTTGGCATTGCTGGCCGGTTGCTCCAGTTTCAACCTGTTCACGCCTGCCGAATCGACGGACAACTGGACCACCTGGACCTGCGACAGCCAGGCCAAAGTGCTCTGGCGCTACACCGACGACAGCCGCAAGGAAGTCGACGTGCGCCTCGGCGGGGCCGATCAGATATACCGCTTGAAGCTTGAGCCGGGCGCCGAAGGTTCGCTGTACAGCAACGACATGCTGGCGTTTCACGTAAAAGGTGAGGAAGGCCTGGTTTACTGGGTCGCCACCAATGATTTGATTGGCCGCGGTTGTAAAGCGCAGTAG
- a CDS encoding cytochrome c, with product MTLKRLSVVLLACLTLSACGGVDPSSPLGQRKAIFKQMLKTGEDLGGMLRGRIPFDGPKFEAGAVKLDTLSREPWKHFPQVREEDHTSAKDNVWQQQTRFQEMARTLEAATGELVIASKVQPYKASNLGPAVQKVEDACSACHKEFRDH from the coding sequence ATGACTCTTAAAAGACTTTCTGTTGTATTGCTGGCCTGCCTGACGTTGTCTGCTTGCGGTGGTGTCGACCCGAGTTCGCCACTGGGCCAACGCAAGGCGATCTTCAAACAGATGCTCAAGACCGGCGAAGACTTGGGCGGCATGTTGCGTGGTCGTATTCCCTTCGACGGTCCGAAATTCGAGGCAGGCGCCGTGAAGCTCGACACGTTGTCCCGTGAGCCGTGGAAACATTTCCCGCAGGTGCGCGAAGAAGATCACACCAGCGCCAAGGACAATGTGTGGCAGCAGCAGACACGCTTCCAGGAAATGGCCCGCACCCTTGAAGCCGCCACCGGTGAATTGGTGATTGCCAGCAAGGTTCAACCTTACAAGGCCAGTAACCTGGGGCCGGCGGTACAGAAAGTCGAAGATGCCTGCAGTGCCTGCCATAAAGAATTTCGGGATCATTGA
- a CDS encoding metalloregulator ArsR/SmtB family transcription factor, which yields MNLRVPSIRHDDCDELAALCKAGGDPLRLNVLRALANDSFGVLELAQIFGIGQSGMSHHLKVLAQADLVATRREGNAIFYRRALPHTDLLGGKLHAALLEEVDNLTLPDDVQSRIAQVHGQRAAASQDFFSRVAEKFRAQQDLIAGLPQYRESVVTLLDKLSFSDDATAIEVGPGDGEFLPELARRFTQVTALDNSPAMLELARQVCERETLANVSLQLADALNGVSLQADCVVLNMVLHHFAAPAEALKHMADLLQPGGSLLVTELCSHNQSWAREACGDLWLGFEQDDLARWATAAGLVPGESLYVGLRNGFQIQVRHFQRPAGDTHHR from the coding sequence ATGAATTTACGCGTGCCTTCCATTCGACATGACGATTGCGATGAGCTGGCGGCCCTGTGCAAGGCCGGCGGCGATCCTCTGCGGCTGAATGTATTGCGCGCACTGGCCAACGATTCGTTTGGCGTACTGGAACTGGCGCAGATTTTCGGGATTGGTCAATCCGGCATGAGTCACCACCTCAAGGTCTTGGCCCAGGCCGACCTGGTGGCGACCCGCCGTGAAGGCAACGCGATTTTCTACCGTCGCGCCCTGCCCCACACCGACCTGCTGGGCGGCAAGCTGCACGCCGCCTTGCTCGAAGAAGTGGACAACCTGACCCTGCCGGACGATGTGCAGTCGCGGATTGCTCAGGTCCATGGGCAACGAGCGGCGGCCAGCCAGGACTTTTTCTCCCGGGTGGCGGAGAAGTTTCGCGCCCAGCAAGACTTGATCGCCGGCCTACCGCAATACCGCGAAAGCGTGGTGACGTTGCTCGACAAGCTGAGTTTCAGTGACGACGCGACGGCCATCGAAGTCGGCCCCGGCGACGGTGAATTCCTGCCGGAACTGGCGCGCCGCTTCACCCAGGTGACGGCGCTGGACAACAGCCCGGCGATGCTCGAACTGGCGCGTCAGGTCTGCGAACGTGAAACGCTGGCTAACGTCAGCCTGCAACTGGCCGATGCATTGAATGGCGTCAGCCTTCAGGCCGATTGCGTTGTACTGAACATGGTGCTGCACCATTTCGCCGCGCCGGCCGAAGCGCTCAAGCACATGGCCGATTTGCTGCAACCGGGCGGTAGCCTGCTCGTGACAGAGTTATGTAGCCACAACCAGAGTTGGGCCAGGGAGGCCTGCGGTGATCTGTGGTTGGGGTTTGAACAGGACGATTTGGCCCGTTGGGCCACCGCTGCGGGACTCGTTCCCGGGGAAAGCCTCTATGTAGGCTTACGTAATGGTTTCCAGATCCAGGTCCGCCATTTTCAGCGACCGGCTGGCGACACTCACCATCGGTAA
- the metK gene encoding methionine adenosyltransferase — translation MSEYSLFTSESVSEGHPDKIADQISDAVLDAIIAEDKFARVACETLVKTGVAIIAGEVTTSAWVDLEEIVRNVILDIGYNSSDVGFDGATCGVMNIIGKQSPDINQGVDRAKPEDQGAGDQGLMFGYASNETDVLMPAPITFSHQLVQRQAEARKSGLLPWLRPDAKSQVTCRYEGGKVVGIDAVVLSTQHNPEVSYKDLREGVMELIVKHVLPAELLTKDTQFHINPTGQFIIGGPVGDCGLTGRKIIVDSYGGMARHGGGAFSGKDPSKVDRSAAYAGRYVAKNIVAAGLAERCEIQVSYAIGVAQPTSISLNTFGTGKISDDKIVKLVREIFDLRPYAITTMLDLLHPMYQETAAYGHFGRTPATKTVGEDTFTTFTWEKTDRADDLRTAAGL, via the coding sequence ATGAGCGAATACTCCCTCTTCACCTCCGAGTCCGTGTCCGAAGGGCATCCGGACAAAATCGCCGACCAGATTTCCGATGCGGTGCTGGACGCCATCATTGCTGAAGACAAGTTCGCCCGTGTGGCGTGCGAGACGCTGGTCAAGACCGGCGTGGCAATCATTGCAGGTGAAGTCACCACGTCGGCCTGGGTCGACCTGGAAGAAATCGTGCGTAACGTCATTCTGGACATCGGCTACAACAGCTCCGATGTCGGCTTCGACGGTGCCACTTGCGGCGTGATGAACATCATCGGCAAGCAATCCCCTGACATCAACCAGGGTGTCGACCGTGCCAAGCCTGAAGACCAGGGCGCCGGCGACCAGGGCCTGATGTTCGGCTACGCCAGCAACGAAACCGACGTGCTGATGCCAGCACCGATCACCTTCTCGCACCAGCTTGTGCAAAGGCAAGCCGAAGCCCGTAAATCCGGCCTGCTGCCTTGGCTGCGCCCGGACGCCAAGTCCCAAGTGACTTGCCGTTACGAAGGCGGCAAGGTGGTCGGTATCGACGCTGTTGTTCTGTCGACCCAGCACAACCCGGAAGTGTCGTACAAAGACCTGCGCGAAGGCGTGATGGAGCTGATCGTCAAGCACGTACTGCCTGCCGAACTGCTGACCAAAGACACCCAGTTCCACATCAACCCGACTGGCCAGTTCATCATCGGTGGCCCGGTAGGTGACTGCGGCCTGACTGGTCGCAAGATCATCGTCGACAGCTACGGCGGCATGGCCCGTCACGGCGGCGGCGCGTTCTCCGGTAAGGATCCATCGAAGGTTGACCGTTCGGCTGCCTACGCCGGTCGTTACGTGGCCAAGAACATCGTTGCCGCCGGCCTGGCCGAACGTTGCGAAATTCAGGTTTCCTACGCGATCGGTGTTGCCCAGCCTACGTCGATCTCGTTGAACACCTTCGGCACCGGCAAGATCAGCGACGACAAGATCGTCAAACTGGTTCGCGAAATTTTCGACCTGCGTCCATACGCGATCACCACCATGCTCGACCTGCTGCACCCGATGTACCAGGAAACCGCTGCGTATGGCCACTTCGGTCGTACCCCGGCAACCAAGACTGTGGGCGAAGACACCTTCACCACGTTCACCTGGGAAAAGACCGACCGCGCCGACGATCTGCGTACTGCAGCCGGCCTGTAA
- the fba gene encoding class II fructose-bisphosphate aldolase (catalyzes the reversible aldol condensation of dihydroxyacetonephosphate and glyceraldehyde 3-phosphate in the Calvin cycle, glycolysis, and/or gluconeogenesis) — protein MALISMRQMLDHAAEFGYGVPAFNVNNLEQMRAIMEAADKTDSPVIVQASAGARKYAGAPFLRHLILAAIEEFPHIPVCMHQDHGTSPDVCQRSIQLGFSSVMMDGSLGEDGKTPTDYDYNVRVTQQTVAMAHACGVSVEGELGCLGSLETGMAGEEDGIGAEGVLDHSQMLTDPEEAADFVKRTQVDALAIAIGTSHGAYKFTKPPTGDVLAIDRIKEIHKRIPNTHLVMHGSSSVPQDWLAIINQYGGDIKETYGVPVEEIVEGIKHGVRKVNIDTDLRLASTGAMRRLMATNPSEFDPRKFFGATVTAMRDVCIARYEAFGTAGNASKIKPISLEGMYQRYLKGELNAKVN, from the coding sequence ATGGCACTTATCAGCATGCGCCAGATGCTGGACCACGCAGCCGAGTTCGGCTACGGCGTTCCAGCCTTCAACGTCAACAACCTTGAGCAGATGCGCGCCATCATGGAAGCCGCTGACAAGACTGACTCCCCGGTGATCGTCCAGGCTTCGGCCGGTGCTCGCAAATACGCCGGCGCACCGTTCCTGCGTCACCTGATCCTGGCGGCAATCGAAGAATTCCCGCACATCCCGGTGTGCATGCACCAGGACCACGGCACCAGCCCTGACGTCTGCCAGCGTTCCATCCAACTGGGCTTCAGCTCGGTGATGATGGACGGTTCCCTGGGCGAAGACGGCAAGACCCCGACCGACTACGACTACAACGTGCGCGTCACCCAACAAACCGTGGCCATGGCTCACGCCTGCGGCGTTTCGGTAGAAGGCGAGCTGGGCTGCCTGGGTTCGCTGGAAACCGGCATGGCCGGTGAAGAAGACGGCATCGGCGCCGAAGGTGTTCTGGATCACAGCCAAATGCTGACCGACCCGGAAGAAGCCGCTGACTTCGTCAAACGCACCCAGGTCGACGCCCTGGCCATCGCCATCGGCACCAGCCACGGCGCGTACAAGTTCACCAAGCCGCCTACCGGCGACGTGCTGGCCATCGACCGCATCAAAGAAATCCACAAGCGCATCCCGAACACCCACCTGGTGATGCACGGTTCGTCTTCGGTTCCACAAGACTGGCTGGCGATCATCAACCAGTACGGCGGCGACATCAAAGAAACCTACGGCGTGCCGGTTGAAGAAATCGTCGAAGGCATCAAGCACGGCGTGCGTAAGGTCAACATCGATACTGACCTGCGTCTGGCGTCCACCGGTGCAATGCGTCGCCTGATGGCCACCAACCCGAGCGAGTTCGATCCGCGTAAGTTCTTCGGCGCGACTGTGACGGCGATGCGTGATGTTTGTATTGCTCGTTATGAGGCTTTCGGTACTGCCGGTAATGCTTCGAAGATCAAACCGATCTCGTTGGAAGGGATGTATCAGCGGTATTTGAAGGGTGAGTTGAACGCTAAGGTTAATTAA
- the epd gene encoding erythrose-4-phosphate dehydrogenase, which yields MPQPRPYKVALNGYGRIGRCVLRALFERGEKAGFEIVAINDLADMASIEYLTRFDSTHGRFPGEVKVDGDCLHINGDCVKVLRSATPEGIDWASLGVDLVLECSGAYHTRADGQRFLDAGAPRVLFSQPMASEADVDATIVYGVNQDCLTGDELLVSNASCTTNCGVPLLRLLDQAIGLEYVSITTIHSAMNDQPVIDAYHHEDLRRTRSAFQSVIPVSTGLARGIERLLPELAGRIQAKAVRVPTVNVSCLDITMQTVSDTDATEVNRILREAATSGPLKGLLAYTELPHASCDFNHDPHSAIVDASQTRVSGPRLVNILAWFDNEWGFANRMLDVAEHYLQTAASPKQ from the coding sequence ATGCCTCAACCGCGTCCTTACAAAGTTGCACTCAACGGCTACGGCCGGATTGGTCGTTGCGTCTTGCGTGCGTTGTTTGAGCGAGGCGAAAAGGCCGGGTTTGAAATTGTCGCGATCAACGATCTGGCGGACATGGCCAGCATCGAATACCTGACACGCTTCGACTCCACTCACGGGCGTTTTCCCGGCGAAGTGAAGGTCGACGGCGATTGTCTGCATATTAATGGCGACTGCGTGAAGGTCCTGCGCAGTGCCACCCCCGAAGGCATCGATTGGGCGTCGCTGGGCGTCGATCTGGTGCTGGAGTGCTCCGGCGCTTACCACACGCGTGCTGATGGCCAGCGCTTCCTCGACGCCGGCGCACCGCGTGTGCTGTTTTCCCAGCCGATGGCCAGCGAGGCGGATGTCGACGCCACCATCGTCTACGGCGTGAACCAGGATTGCCTGACCGGTGATGAGCTGCTGGTGTCTAACGCGTCCTGCACCACCAACTGCGGCGTGCCGCTGTTGCGCCTGCTGGATCAGGCCATTGGTCTGGAATACGTGTCGATCACCACCATTCACTCGGCGATGAACGATCAGCCGGTCATCGACGCCTATCATCACGAAGACCTGCGCCGCACGCGTTCGGCGTTCCAGTCGGTGATTCCGGTGTCCACTGGTCTGGCGCGTGGCATCGAACGCCTGCTGCCGGAACTTGCCGGGCGAATTCAGGCCAAAGCCGTGCGAGTGCCGACGGTTAACGTGTCTTGCCTCGACATTACGATGCAGACCGTCAGCGACACCGACGCCACCGAGGTCAACCGGATCCTGCGCGAGGCCGCCACCAGCGGCCCGCTCAAAGGCCTTCTGGCCTACACCGAGCTCCCCCATGCAAGCTGTGATTTCAACCATGACCCACATTCGGCCATCGTCGATGCCAGTCAGACCCGAGTTTCCGGCCCGCGGCTGGTGAACATCCTGGCCTGGTTCGACAACGAATGGGGTTTTGCCAACCGAATGCTGGACGTTGCGGAACACTATCTGCAAACAGCAGCCTCTCCAAAACAGTAG
- a CDS encoding phosphoglycerate kinase, with amino-acid sequence MTVLKMTDLDLQGKRVLIREDLNVPVKDGVVTSDARILASLPTIKLALEKGAAVMVCSHLGRPTEGEFSAENSLKPVADYLSKALGREVPLVADYLGGVDVKAGDIVLFENVRFNKGEKKNADELAQQYAALCDVFVMDAFGTAHRAEGSTHGVAKFAKVAAAGPLLAAELDALGKALGAPAQPMAAIVAGSKVSTKLDVLNSLSQICNQLIVGGGIANTFLAAAGHPVGKSLYEPDLLDTAREIAAKVSVPLPVDVVVAKEFAESATATVKLIADVVADDMILDIGPQTAANFAELLKSSKTILWNGPVGVFEFDQFGNGTKVLAQAIAESSAFSIAGGGDTLAAIDKYGVADQISYISTGGGAFLEFVEGKVLPAVEVLESRAKA; translated from the coding sequence ATGACCGTGTTGAAGATGACCGACCTCGATCTGCAAGGTAAGCGCGTACTGATCCGCGAAGACCTCAACGTCCCAGTCAAGGACGGTGTTGTCACCAGCGATGCGCGTATCCTGGCTTCGCTGCCGACCATCAAGCTGGCCCTGGAAAAAGGCGCGGCCGTGATGGTCTGCTCGCACCTTGGCCGTCCGACCGAAGGCGAGTTCTCGGCCGAGAACAGCCTCAAGCCTGTCGCTGATTACCTGAGCAAGGCCCTGGGCCGTGAAGTGCCGCTGGTCGCCGATTACCTGGGCGGCGTCGACGTGAAAGCCGGCGACATCGTGCTGTTCGAAAACGTGCGCTTCAACAAAGGCGAGAAAAAGAACGCTGACGAACTGGCCCAGCAATACGCCGCCCTGTGCGATGTGTTCGTGATGGACGCCTTCGGCACCGCTCACCGTGCCGAGGGTTCGACTCATGGCGTGGCCAAGTTTGCCAAAGTCGCCGCGGCTGGCCCGCTGCTGGCTGCTGAACTGGACGCACTGGGCAAAGCCCTGGGCGCCCCGGCTCAGCCAATGGCTGCGATCGTTGCCGGCTCCAAGGTCTCGACCAAGCTCGACGTACTGAACAGCCTGAGCCAGATCTGCAACCAACTGATTGTCGGCGGCGGCATTGCCAACACCTTCCTGGCTGCTGCCGGTCACCCGGTCGGCAAGTCCCTGTACGAGCCGGACCTGCTGGATACCGCGCGCGAAATCGCCGCCAAAGTCAGCGTGCCGCTGCCAGTCGACGTTGTGGTTGCCAAGGAATTCGCTGAAAGCGCGACCGCTACCGTCAAGCTGATTGCTGACGTGGTCGCCGACGACATGATCCTGGATATCGGCCCGCAGACTGCAGCGAATTTCGCCGAGCTGCTGAAGTCGTCCAAGACCATCCTGTGGAACGGCCCTGTTGGCGTGTTCGAATTCGACCAGTTCGGTAACGGCACCAAAGTCCTGGCCCAGGCCATCGCGGAAAGCTCGGCGTTCTCGATCGCTGGCGGGGGCGACACCCTGGCGGCCATTGATAAATATGGCGTGGCCGATCAGATCTCCTACATTTCTACCGGTGGCGGTGCGTTCCTCGAGTTCGTGGAAGGCAAGGTGTTGCCAGCCGTTGAAGTCCTGGAAAGCCGGGCCAAGGCCTGA
- a CDS encoding DUF1090 domain-containing protein, which translates to MKFLSPLALLTLCSVMAAPLMAAEEAPELTGCAAKKQGIINQIELAKSHGNAEQQAGLETALSEVTAHCTDASLKKERENKVLDAKHEVSKRQADLDKAMKKGDPEKINKRKDKLAESRKELQDALDELDK; encoded by the coding sequence ATGAAATTTCTTTCACCGCTCGCCTTGCTGACCCTTTGCAGCGTGATGGCCGCTCCCCTGATGGCCGCCGAAGAAGCCCCGGAACTGACCGGCTGTGCCGCGAAGAAACAGGGGATCATCAATCAGATCGAACTGGCCAAATCCCACGGCAACGCCGAACAGCAGGCCGGCCTCGAAACGGCCCTGAGCGAAGTCACCGCCCATTGCACCGACGCCTCGCTGAAGAAGGAACGGGAAAACAAGGTGCTCGACGCCAAGCATGAAGTCAGCAAGCGTCAGGCCGACCTGGACAAAGCCATGAAGAAAGGCGACCCGGAGAAGATCAACAAACGCAAAGACAAACTCGCCGAGTCTCGCAAGGAATTGCAGGACGCACTCGATGAGCTGGATAAATAA
- the ligB gene encoding NAD-dependent DNA ligase LigB yields the protein MLLRLFSALFLTLFCLSSTANDCPDWSPARALDEITALQQQIDFWDDHYHRNGRSLVADEIYDQSRARLSEWRECFDLSLAPDPLRTAGGKIAHPIAHTGLEKLRDGPAVEHWLRKRDDIWIQPKVDGVAVTLIYRNGSLHQAISRGDGLNGQDWTASARLIEAIPRQLPQPLNLLVQGELYWRLTDHVQAKAGSLNARSTVAGLMARKELNAEQARGIGLFVWDWPQGPASLPARVAALGEMGFPSTAPYSQPIKGFADAQRWRDHWYRTPLPFASDGVVLRQSQRPSAERWQARPPFWSAAWKYPFAQALAEVRKVHFKIGRTGRITPVLDLTPVKLDDRQIKRVSVSSLQRWEALDIHPGDQVSISLAGLTIPRLDGVVLRSTERTELNVPSAADFHQLSCWQPTPGCESQFLARLAWLSSKQGLALPHLGPGTWEKLFETGRLNSLLDWLTLDAQELANIDGFGKRSAARLLNSFNSARQRPFARWLKALGLPPTGQARLADSWQELANRNTEQWQAEAGIGPGRAAQLNAFFRDPHVLALSQTLRMAGIDGF from the coding sequence ATGCTTCTGCGCCTGTTTTCCGCTTTGTTCCTGACCCTGTTTTGCCTGAGCTCAACGGCCAACGACTGCCCCGACTGGTCACCCGCCCGCGCCCTGGACGAAATTACCGCCCTGCAACAACAAATCGATTTCTGGGACGACCACTATCACCGCAACGGACGCTCACTGGTCGCCGACGAAATCTATGATCAGTCCCGCGCACGATTGAGCGAATGGCGTGAATGTTTTGATTTGAGCCTGGCGCCCGACCCCTTGCGCACGGCGGGCGGCAAGATTGCCCACCCCATCGCCCACACGGGCCTGGAAAAACTGCGAGATGGGCCGGCGGTCGAGCATTGGCTACGCAAGCGCGATGACATCTGGATACAGCCCAAGGTCGACGGCGTGGCCGTGACGTTGATCTATCGCAACGGCTCGCTGCATCAGGCGATCAGTCGGGGTGATGGCTTGAACGGTCAGGACTGGACCGCATCGGCCCGACTGATTGAAGCCATCCCCCGACAACTGCCGCAACCCCTGAATTTGCTGGTGCAAGGCGAACTCTATTGGCGCCTGACCGACCATGTGCAAGCCAAGGCAGGCAGCCTCAATGCCCGCTCCACGGTGGCCGGGTTGATGGCTCGCAAGGAGCTGAACGCCGAACAGGCCCGTGGGATCGGGTTGTTTGTCTGGGACTGGCCACAAGGTCCGGCAAGCCTGCCGGCCCGCGTGGCGGCGCTCGGTGAAATGGGTTTTCCGAGCACGGCGCCTTACAGTCAGCCGATCAAGGGATTCGCCGACGCGCAACGATGGCGCGATCACTGGTACCGCACGCCCCTGCCCTTCGCCAGTGATGGCGTCGTTTTGCGCCAGAGTCAGCGTCCATCCGCCGAACGCTGGCAGGCGCGGCCGCCTTTCTGGAGCGCTGCCTGGAAGTACCCCTTCGCCCAGGCACTGGCCGAAGTGCGCAAGGTCCATTTCAAGATTGGGCGCACGGGCCGGATTACGCCGGTGCTGGATCTAACACCAGTGAAGCTCGATGACCGACAGATCAAGCGAGTGAGCGTCAGCTCCCTGCAACGCTGGGAGGCGCTGGATATCCACCCCGGGGATCAGGTGTCCATCAGCCTGGCGGGCCTGACCATTCCAAGGCTCGATGGCGTCGTGCTGCGCAGTACCGAACGCACTGAATTGAACGTGCCATCGGCAGCAGACTTTCATCAATTGAGTTGCTGGCAACCAACACCAGGCTGCGAGAGCCAATTCCTCGCACGCCTGGCCTGGCTCAGCAGCAAACAGGGACTGGCTTTGCCTCATCTCGGCCCTGGCACCTGGGAGAAACTTTTCGAAACAGGCCGCCTCAACAGCCTGCTGGATTGGTTGACCCTCGATGCTCAAGAGCTTGCTAACATTGATGGCTTCGGCAAACGCAGCGCGGCTCGCCTTTTAAACAGTTTCAACAGCGCCCGGCAACGTCCGTTCGCTCGCTGGCTCAAAGCCTTGGGGTTGCCACCCACCGGCCAGGCACGGCTTGCCGATTCATGGCAGGAACTGGCGAATCGAAACACCGAACAATGGCAGGCAGAAGCCGGTATCGGCCCGGGACGCGCGGCGCAGTTGAACGCCTTTTTTCGCGACCCGCACGTCCTGGCACTGAGTCAAACATTACGCATGGCCGGGATTGACGGCTTTTAA